A window of Catharus ustulatus isolate bCatUst1 chromosome 25, bCatUst1.pri.v2, whole genome shotgun sequence contains these coding sequences:
- the PPIL1 gene encoding peptidyl-prolyl cis-trans isomerase-like 1 isoform X1 gives MAAVPPDSWQPPTVSMETTMGPLVLELYWQHAPRTCKNFAELSRRGYYNGTKFHRIIKDFMVQGGDPTGTGRGGASIYGKQFEDELHPDLKFTGAGILAMANAGPDTNGSQFFLTLGPAQWLDGKHSIFGRVCQGMGVLGRLAMVETNSQDRPLDDVKVIKAYPSG, from the exons ATGGCCGCTGTGCCGCCCGACTCCTGGCAGCCGCCCACCGTGTCCATGGAGACCAC gatgGGCCCACTCGTGCTGGAACTGTACTGGCAACACGCTCCCCGCACCTGCAAGAACTTTGCTGAACTGAGCCGCCGTGGGTACTACAATGGCACCAAGTTCCACCGCATCATCAAGGACTTCATGGTGCAGGGAGGGGACCCCACAGGTACCG GCCGCGGTGGCGCCTCCATCTATGGGAAACAGTTTGAGGATGAGCTGCATCCTGACCTGAAGTTCACTG GTGCCGGGATCCTGGCAATGGCCAATGCAGGGCCAGACACCAATGGAAGCCAATTTTTCCTGACACTGGGCCCAGCACAGTGGCTGGATGGGAAGCACAGCATTTTCGGGAGAGTGTGCCAAGGCATGGGGGTGCTGGGGCGCCTAGCCATGGTGGAGACCAACTCCCAGGACCGACCACTTGACGATGTCAAGGTCATCAAGGCATATCCCTCAGGGTAG
- the PPIL1 gene encoding peptidyl-prolyl cis-trans isomerase-like 1 isoform X2, with product MMGPLVLELYWQHAPRTCKNFAELSRRGYYNGTKFHRIIKDFMVQGGDPTGTGRGGASIYGKQFEDELHPDLKFTGAGILAMANAGPDTNGSQFFLTLGPAQWLDGKHSIFGRVCQGMGVLGRLAMVETNSQDRPLDDVKVIKAYPSG from the exons AT gatgGGCCCACTCGTGCTGGAACTGTACTGGCAACACGCTCCCCGCACCTGCAAGAACTTTGCTGAACTGAGCCGCCGTGGGTACTACAATGGCACCAAGTTCCACCGCATCATCAAGGACTTCATGGTGCAGGGAGGGGACCCCACAGGTACCG GCCGCGGTGGCGCCTCCATCTATGGGAAACAGTTTGAGGATGAGCTGCATCCTGACCTGAAGTTCACTG GTGCCGGGATCCTGGCAATGGCCAATGCAGGGCCAGACACCAATGGAAGCCAATTTTTCCTGACACTGGGCCCAGCACAGTGGCTGGATGGGAAGCACAGCATTTTCGGGAGAGTGTGCCAAGGCATGGGGGTGCTGGGGCGCCTAGCCATGGTGGAGACCAACTCCCAGGACCGACCACTTGACGATGTCAAGGTCATCAAGGCATATCCCTCAGGGTAG
- the LOC117007118 gene encoding copine-5-like isoform X4 — protein MAGLGAPEPGTGPGPVPATRVELTVSCRQLLDRDTFSKSDPLCVLYTQRPGSHQWREFGRTEVIDNCLNPDFLHKFVLDYCFEERKNLRFDLYDVDSKTPDLSKHDFLGQAFCTLGEIVGSAGSRLEKPLMMGTATTHPRGRRPAPAASNGGILGKKCGTIILLAEELGNCRDVATLQFCANKLDKKDFFGKSDPFMVFYRSNEDGTFTICHKTEVVRNTLNPVWAAFAIPVRALCNGDHDRAIKVEVYDWDRDGSHDFIGEFTTSYRELAQGQSHLNVYEVVNPRKKMKKKKYLNSGTVTLLSFTVEAEHTFLDYIRGGTQLNFTVAIDFTASNGNPSQPTSLHYLSPFQLNAYSLALRAVGDIIQDYDSDKMFPALGFGAKVPPDGHVSHEFPLNGDASNPACHGIAGVLEAYQRSLRRVQLYGPTNFAPVVNHVARPRRPLSMLPNCPCPSSLWGLARPSSMPWWSWMGMTSASLPVGKWPSVISSSSFHFVTTCQGVPAQG, from the exons ATGGCAGGCTTGGGCGCCCCGGAGCCGGGCACCGGGCCCGGTCCCGTCCCGGCCACTCGCGTGGAGCTCACGGTGTCCTGCAG GCAGCtcctggacagggacaccttctccAAGTCAGACCCAC TCTGTGTGCTGTACACACAGCGGCCTGGCAGCCACCAATGGCGGGAG TTTGGCCGGACCGAGGTCATTGACAATTGCCTGAATCCTGACTTCCTGCACAAGTTTGTCCTTGATTATTGCTTTGAGGAGCGGAAGAACCTGCGCTTTGACCT GTATGATGTGGACTCCAAGACCCCTGACCTCTCCAAGCAT GATTTCCTGGGCCAGGCATTCTGCACCCTGGGGGAGATCGTGGGCTCAGCTGGCAGCCGCTTGGAGAAGCCCCTGAT gatggggacagccaccACGCACCCTCGGGGCAGGAGACCTGCCCCAGCCGCCTCCAATGG TGGCATTCTGGGGAAGAAGTGCGGCACCATCATACTCCTCGCTGAAGAGCTGGGAAACTGCCGG GACGTGGCCACACTCCAGTTCTGCGCCAACAAACTGGATAAGAAGGATTTCTTCGGAAAATCTGACCCCTTCATGGTGTTCTACCGCAGTAACGAAGATGGGAC TTTCACCATCTGCCACAAGACAGAAGTGGTGCGGAACACACTGAACCCCGTCTGGGCAGCCTTTGCCATTCCTGTGCGTGCCCTCTGCAACGGGGACCATGACCG AGCCATCAAAGTGGAGGTTTATGACTGGGACCGTGATGGCAG CCATGACTTCATCGGGGAGTTCACCACCAGCTACCGGGAGCTGGCGCAAGGCCAGAGCCACTTAAACGTGTATGAG gtggtgAACCCTcggaagaagatgaagaagaagaagtaCCTGAACTCGGGGACA gtgacactgctgtccttCACTGTGGAGGCTGAGCACACCTTCCTAGACTACATCAGGGGCGG GACCCAACTCAACTTCACAGTGGCCATTGACTTCACAGCATCCAATG GGAACCCCTCGCAGCCCACGTCCCTGCACTACCTGAGCCCCTTCCAGCTGAATGCCTACAGCCTGGCACTGCGAGCCGTGGGGGACATCATCCAGGACTACGACAGTGACAAGATGTTCCCAGCCCTTGGCTTTGGTGCCAAGGTCCCCCCAGATGGGCATGTGTCCCACGAGTTCCCACTG AATGGAGATGCATCAAACCCAGCGTGCCATGGCATTGCTGGGGTGCTGGAGGCGTATCAGCGCAGCCTGCGCCGTGTCCAGCTCTACGGCCCTACCAACTTTGCCCCTGTCGTCAACCACGTTGCCCG ACCAAGGAGGCCATTGTCAAT GCTGCCAAATTGCCCATGTCCATCATCATTGTGGGGGTTGGCCAGGCCGAGTTCGATG CCATGGTGGAGCTGGATGGGGATGACATCCGCATCTCTTCCCGTGGGAAAGTGGCCGAGCGTGATATCGTCCAG TTCGTTCCATTTCGTGACTACATGTCAGGGGGTCCCGGCGCAGGGCTGA
- the LOC117007118 gene encoding copine-5-like isoform X1: MAGLGAPEPGTGPGPVPATRVELTVSCRQLLDRDTFSKSDPLCVLYTQRPGSHQWREFGRTEVIDNCLNPDFLHKFVLDYCFEERKNLRFDLYDVDSKTPDLSKHDFLGQAFCTLGEIVGSAGSRLEKPLMMGTATTHPRGRRPAPAASNGGILGKKCGTIILLAEELGNCRDVATLQFCANKLDKKDFFGKSDPFMVFYRSNEDGTFTICHKTEVVRNTLNPVWAAFAIPVRALCNGDHDRAIKVEVYDWDRDGSHDFIGEFTTSYRELAQGQSHLNVYEVVNPRKKMKKKKYLNSGTVTLLSFTVEAEHTFLDYIRGGTQLNFTVAIDFTASNGNPSQPTSLHYLSPFQLNAYSLALRAVGDIIQDYDSDKMFPALGFGAKVPPDGHVSHEFPLNGDASNPACHGIAGVLEAYQRSLRRVQLYGPTNFAPVVNHVARSAATVLDGSQYFVLLIITDGVISDMAQTKEAIVNAAKLPMSIIIVGVGQAEFDAMVELDGDDIRISSRGKVAERDIVQFVPFRDYMSGGPGAGLSMAGLAREVLAEIPDQLLSYMKARGIKPPPIPPMFPETPPP; encoded by the exons ATGGCAGGCTTGGGCGCCCCGGAGCCGGGCACCGGGCCCGGTCCCGTCCCGGCCACTCGCGTGGAGCTCACGGTGTCCTGCAG GCAGCtcctggacagggacaccttctccAAGTCAGACCCAC TCTGTGTGCTGTACACACAGCGGCCTGGCAGCCACCAATGGCGGGAG TTTGGCCGGACCGAGGTCATTGACAATTGCCTGAATCCTGACTTCCTGCACAAGTTTGTCCTTGATTATTGCTTTGAGGAGCGGAAGAACCTGCGCTTTGACCT GTATGATGTGGACTCCAAGACCCCTGACCTCTCCAAGCAT GATTTCCTGGGCCAGGCATTCTGCACCCTGGGGGAGATCGTGGGCTCAGCTGGCAGCCGCTTGGAGAAGCCCCTGAT gatggggacagccaccACGCACCCTCGGGGCAGGAGACCTGCCCCAGCCGCCTCCAATGG TGGCATTCTGGGGAAGAAGTGCGGCACCATCATACTCCTCGCTGAAGAGCTGGGAAACTGCCGG GACGTGGCCACACTCCAGTTCTGCGCCAACAAACTGGATAAGAAGGATTTCTTCGGAAAATCTGACCCCTTCATGGTGTTCTACCGCAGTAACGAAGATGGGAC TTTCACCATCTGCCACAAGACAGAAGTGGTGCGGAACACACTGAACCCCGTCTGGGCAGCCTTTGCCATTCCTGTGCGTGCCCTCTGCAACGGGGACCATGACCG AGCCATCAAAGTGGAGGTTTATGACTGGGACCGTGATGGCAG CCATGACTTCATCGGGGAGTTCACCACCAGCTACCGGGAGCTGGCGCAAGGCCAGAGCCACTTAAACGTGTATGAG gtggtgAACCCTcggaagaagatgaagaagaagaagtaCCTGAACTCGGGGACA gtgacactgctgtccttCACTGTGGAGGCTGAGCACACCTTCCTAGACTACATCAGGGGCGG GACCCAACTCAACTTCACAGTGGCCATTGACTTCACAGCATCCAATG GGAACCCCTCGCAGCCCACGTCCCTGCACTACCTGAGCCCCTTCCAGCTGAATGCCTACAGCCTGGCACTGCGAGCCGTGGGGGACATCATCCAGGACTACGACAGTGACAAGATGTTCCCAGCCCTTGGCTTTGGTGCCAAGGTCCCCCCAGATGGGCATGTGTCCCACGAGTTCCCACTG AATGGAGATGCATCAAACCCAGCGTGCCATGGCATTGCTGGGGTGCTGGAGGCGTATCAGCGCAGCCTGCGCCGTGTCCAGCTCTACGGCCCTACCAACTTTGCCCCTGTCGTCAACCACGTTGCCCG ctcagcagccacGGTGCTGGATGGGTCCCAGTACTTTGTCCTCCTCATCATCACTGATGGTGTCATCTCCGACATGGCCCAGACCAAGGAGGCCATTGTCAAT GCTGCCAAATTGCCCATGTCCATCATCATTGTGGGGGTTGGCCAGGCCGAGTTCGATG CCATGGTGGAGCTGGATGGGGATGACATCCGCATCTCTTCCCGTGGGAAAGTGGCCGAGCGTGATATCGTCCAG TTCGTTCCATTTCGTGACTACATGTCAGGGGGTCCCGGCGCAGGGCTGAGCATGGCAGGACTGGCACGGGAAGTCCTAGCCGAGATTCCCGATCAGCTCCTCTCTTACATGAAAGCACGGGGAATTAAAcctccccccatccctcccatGTTCCCTGAAACCCCCCCACCCTGA
- the LOC117007118 gene encoding copine-5-like isoform X3 has protein sequence MAGLGAPEPGTGPGPVPATRVELTVSCRQLLDRDTFSKSDPLCVLYTQRPGSHQWREFGRTEVIDNCLNPDFLHKFVLDYCFEERKNLRFDLYDVDSKTPDLSKHDFLGQAFCTLGEIVGSAGSRLEKPLMMGTATTHPRGRRPAPAASNGGILGKKCGTIILLAEELGNCRDVATLQFCANKLDKKDFFGKSDPFMVFYRSNEDGTFTICHKTEVVRNTLNPVWAAFAIPVRALCNGDHDRAIKVEVYDWDRDGSHDFIGEFTTSYRELAQGQSHLNVYEVVNPRKKMKKKKYLNSGTVTLLSFTVEAEHTFLDYIRGGTQLNFTVAIDFTASNGNPSQPTSLHYLSPFQLNAYSLALRAVGDIIQDYDSDKMFPALGFGAKVPPDGHVSHEFPLNGDASNPACHGIAGVLEAYQRSLRRVQLYGPTNFAPVVNHVARPRRPLSMLPNCPCPSSLWGLARPSSMPWWSWMGMTSASLPVGKWPSVISSSPLPWDAPASPLKGALPGCMWNSPVCGPPQLYDSSQDCDNSPARLRDSPP, from the exons ATGGCAGGCTTGGGCGCCCCGGAGCCGGGCACCGGGCCCGGTCCCGTCCCGGCCACTCGCGTGGAGCTCACGGTGTCCTGCAG GCAGCtcctggacagggacaccttctccAAGTCAGACCCAC TCTGTGTGCTGTACACACAGCGGCCTGGCAGCCACCAATGGCGGGAG TTTGGCCGGACCGAGGTCATTGACAATTGCCTGAATCCTGACTTCCTGCACAAGTTTGTCCTTGATTATTGCTTTGAGGAGCGGAAGAACCTGCGCTTTGACCT GTATGATGTGGACTCCAAGACCCCTGACCTCTCCAAGCAT GATTTCCTGGGCCAGGCATTCTGCACCCTGGGGGAGATCGTGGGCTCAGCTGGCAGCCGCTTGGAGAAGCCCCTGAT gatggggacagccaccACGCACCCTCGGGGCAGGAGACCTGCCCCAGCCGCCTCCAATGG TGGCATTCTGGGGAAGAAGTGCGGCACCATCATACTCCTCGCTGAAGAGCTGGGAAACTGCCGG GACGTGGCCACACTCCAGTTCTGCGCCAACAAACTGGATAAGAAGGATTTCTTCGGAAAATCTGACCCCTTCATGGTGTTCTACCGCAGTAACGAAGATGGGAC TTTCACCATCTGCCACAAGACAGAAGTGGTGCGGAACACACTGAACCCCGTCTGGGCAGCCTTTGCCATTCCTGTGCGTGCCCTCTGCAACGGGGACCATGACCG AGCCATCAAAGTGGAGGTTTATGACTGGGACCGTGATGGCAG CCATGACTTCATCGGGGAGTTCACCACCAGCTACCGGGAGCTGGCGCAAGGCCAGAGCCACTTAAACGTGTATGAG gtggtgAACCCTcggaagaagatgaagaagaagaagtaCCTGAACTCGGGGACA gtgacactgctgtccttCACTGTGGAGGCTGAGCACACCTTCCTAGACTACATCAGGGGCGG GACCCAACTCAACTTCACAGTGGCCATTGACTTCACAGCATCCAATG GGAACCCCTCGCAGCCCACGTCCCTGCACTACCTGAGCCCCTTCCAGCTGAATGCCTACAGCCTGGCACTGCGAGCCGTGGGGGACATCATCCAGGACTACGACAGTGACAAGATGTTCCCAGCCCTTGGCTTTGGTGCCAAGGTCCCCCCAGATGGGCATGTGTCCCACGAGTTCCCACTG AATGGAGATGCATCAAACCCAGCGTGCCATGGCATTGCTGGGGTGCTGGAGGCGTATCAGCGCAGCCTGCGCCGTGTCCAGCTCTACGGCCCTACCAACTTTGCCCCTGTCGTCAACCACGTTGCCCG ACCAAGGAGGCCATTGTCAAT GCTGCCAAATTGCCCATGTCCATCATCATTGTGGGGGTTGGCCAGGCCGAGTTCGATG CCATGGTGGAGCTGGATGGGGATGACATCCGCATCTCTTCCCGTGGGAAAGTGGCCGAGCGTGATATCGTCCAG CCCCCTCCCGTGGGACGCCCCAGCATCTCCCCTAAAAGGAGCCCTCCCCGGCTGTATGTGGAACTCCCCCGTGTGTGGCCCTCCCCAACTGTATGACAGCTCCCAAGACTGTGACAACTCCCCTGCCCGGCTGCGTGACTCCCCCCCCTag
- the LOC117007118 gene encoding copine-5-like isoform X2 → MAGLGAPEPGTGPGPVPATRVELTVSCRQLLDRDTFSKSDPLCVLYTQRPGSHQWREFGRTEVIDNCLNPDFLHKFVLDYCFEERKNLRFDLYDVDSKTPDLSKHDFLGQAFCTLGEIVGSAGSRLEKPLMMGTATTHPRGRRPAPAASNGGILGKKCGTIILLAEELGNCRDVATLQFCANKLDKKDFFGKSDPFMVFYRSNEDGTFTICHKTEVVRNTLNPVWAAFAIPVRALCNGDHDRAIKVEVYDWDRDGSHDFIGEFTTSYRELAQGQSHLNVYEVVNPRKKMKKKKYLNSGTVTLLSFTVEAEHTFLDYIRGGTQLNFTVAIDFTASNGNPSQPTSLHYLSPFQLNAYSLALRAVGDIIQDYDSDKMFPALGFGAKVPPDGHVSHEFPLNGDASNPACHGIAGVLEAYQRSLRRVQLYGPTNFAPVVNHVARSAATVLDGSQYFVLLIITDGVISDMAQTKEAIVNAAKLPMSIIIVGVGQAEFDAMVELDGDDIRISSRGKVAERDIVQPPPVGRPSISPKRSPPRLYVELPRVWPSPTV, encoded by the exons ATGGCAGGCTTGGGCGCCCCGGAGCCGGGCACCGGGCCCGGTCCCGTCCCGGCCACTCGCGTGGAGCTCACGGTGTCCTGCAG GCAGCtcctggacagggacaccttctccAAGTCAGACCCAC TCTGTGTGCTGTACACACAGCGGCCTGGCAGCCACCAATGGCGGGAG TTTGGCCGGACCGAGGTCATTGACAATTGCCTGAATCCTGACTTCCTGCACAAGTTTGTCCTTGATTATTGCTTTGAGGAGCGGAAGAACCTGCGCTTTGACCT GTATGATGTGGACTCCAAGACCCCTGACCTCTCCAAGCAT GATTTCCTGGGCCAGGCATTCTGCACCCTGGGGGAGATCGTGGGCTCAGCTGGCAGCCGCTTGGAGAAGCCCCTGAT gatggggacagccaccACGCACCCTCGGGGCAGGAGACCTGCCCCAGCCGCCTCCAATGG TGGCATTCTGGGGAAGAAGTGCGGCACCATCATACTCCTCGCTGAAGAGCTGGGAAACTGCCGG GACGTGGCCACACTCCAGTTCTGCGCCAACAAACTGGATAAGAAGGATTTCTTCGGAAAATCTGACCCCTTCATGGTGTTCTACCGCAGTAACGAAGATGGGAC TTTCACCATCTGCCACAAGACAGAAGTGGTGCGGAACACACTGAACCCCGTCTGGGCAGCCTTTGCCATTCCTGTGCGTGCCCTCTGCAACGGGGACCATGACCG AGCCATCAAAGTGGAGGTTTATGACTGGGACCGTGATGGCAG CCATGACTTCATCGGGGAGTTCACCACCAGCTACCGGGAGCTGGCGCAAGGCCAGAGCCACTTAAACGTGTATGAG gtggtgAACCCTcggaagaagatgaagaagaagaagtaCCTGAACTCGGGGACA gtgacactgctgtccttCACTGTGGAGGCTGAGCACACCTTCCTAGACTACATCAGGGGCGG GACCCAACTCAACTTCACAGTGGCCATTGACTTCACAGCATCCAATG GGAACCCCTCGCAGCCCACGTCCCTGCACTACCTGAGCCCCTTCCAGCTGAATGCCTACAGCCTGGCACTGCGAGCCGTGGGGGACATCATCCAGGACTACGACAGTGACAAGATGTTCCCAGCCCTTGGCTTTGGTGCCAAGGTCCCCCCAGATGGGCATGTGTCCCACGAGTTCCCACTG AATGGAGATGCATCAAACCCAGCGTGCCATGGCATTGCTGGGGTGCTGGAGGCGTATCAGCGCAGCCTGCGCCGTGTCCAGCTCTACGGCCCTACCAACTTTGCCCCTGTCGTCAACCACGTTGCCCG ctcagcagccacGGTGCTGGATGGGTCCCAGTACTTTGTCCTCCTCATCATCACTGATGGTGTCATCTCCGACATGGCCCAGACCAAGGAGGCCATTGTCAAT GCTGCCAAATTGCCCATGTCCATCATCATTGTGGGGGTTGGCCAGGCCGAGTTCGATG CCATGGTGGAGCTGGATGGGGATGACATCCGCATCTCTTCCCGTGGGAAAGTGGCCGAGCGTGATATCGTCCAG CCCCCTCCCGTGGGACGCCCCAGCATCTCCCCTAAAAGGAGCCCTCCCCGGCTGTATGTGGAACTCCCCCGTGTGTGGCCCTCCCCAACTGTATGA
- the LOC117007118 gene encoding copine-5-like isoform X5: protein MKKKKYLNSGTVTLLSFTVEAEHTFLDYIRGGTQLNFTVAIDFTASNGNPSQPTSLHYLSPFQLNAYSLALRAVGDIIQDYDSDKMFPALGFGAKVPPDGHVSHEFPLNGDASNPACHGIAGVLEAYQRSLRRVQLYGPTNFAPVVNHVARSAATVLDGSQYFVLLIITDGVISDMAQTKEAIVNAAKLPMSIIIVGVGQAEFDAMVELDGDDIRISSRGKVAERDIVQFVPFRDYMSGGPGAGLSMAGLAREVLAEIPDQLLSYMKARGIKPPPIPPMFPETPPP, encoded by the exons atgaagaagaagaagtaCCTGAACTCGGGGACA gtgacactgctgtccttCACTGTGGAGGCTGAGCACACCTTCCTAGACTACATCAGGGGCGG GACCCAACTCAACTTCACAGTGGCCATTGACTTCACAGCATCCAATG GGAACCCCTCGCAGCCCACGTCCCTGCACTACCTGAGCCCCTTCCAGCTGAATGCCTACAGCCTGGCACTGCGAGCCGTGGGGGACATCATCCAGGACTACGACAGTGACAAGATGTTCCCAGCCCTTGGCTTTGGTGCCAAGGTCCCCCCAGATGGGCATGTGTCCCACGAGTTCCCACTG AATGGAGATGCATCAAACCCAGCGTGCCATGGCATTGCTGGGGTGCTGGAGGCGTATCAGCGCAGCCTGCGCCGTGTCCAGCTCTACGGCCCTACCAACTTTGCCCCTGTCGTCAACCACGTTGCCCG ctcagcagccacGGTGCTGGATGGGTCCCAGTACTTTGTCCTCCTCATCATCACTGATGGTGTCATCTCCGACATGGCCCAGACCAAGGAGGCCATTGTCAAT GCTGCCAAATTGCCCATGTCCATCATCATTGTGGGGGTTGGCCAGGCCGAGTTCGATG CCATGGTGGAGCTGGATGGGGATGACATCCGCATCTCTTCCCGTGGGAAAGTGGCCGAGCGTGATATCGTCCAG TTCGTTCCATTTCGTGACTACATGTCAGGGGGTCCCGGCGCAGGGCTGAGCATGGCAGGACTGGCACGGGAAGTCCTAGCCGAGATTCCCGATCAGCTCCTCTCTTACATGAAAGCACGGGGAATTAAAcctccccccatccctcccatGTTCCCTGAAACCCCCCCACCCTGA
- the LOC117007079 gene encoding LOW QUALITY PROTEIN: CBL-interacting protein kinase 6-like (The sequence of the model RefSeq protein was modified relative to this genomic sequence to represent the inferred CDS: inserted 1 base in 1 codon): protein MAGANHAVYGVGAAAVGAAYGLVALFMGPRRRRWPAPLSGPLRCRLQGWRRCLRGRSSGHSQRCLWGLRRQTQPALLSGQWRCLWGQGGGGWRCLRGQRAAAGPEPLGPGAGGVARPGTVGGRSGAGSGPGPSADGRVSPAGKAQEALQERYRLGSLLGSGGSGSVFSGTRLADGAPVAIKCVPRDRIHRWGELPNGTRAPLEIVLLDKVSTGFRGVIQLLEWFELPSCFLLVLERPERCQDLFDSIVVRGXLPEEEARGLFRQVLEAVQHCSSCGVLHRDIKPENILIDLDTGQVKLIDFGCGTFLQDTVYTQFAGARCWQGGSRSPLCHWCSPPVPRDAGAALGHGTWRTRSRLSAFWSPP, encoded by the exons ATGGCGGGGGCCAACCACGCTGTCTATGGGGTTGGAGCGGCGGCAGTTGGCGCTGCTTatgggctggtggcactgttTATGGGGCCGAGGCGGCGGCGGTGGCCGGCGCCACTTTCAGGGCCGCTGCGGTGCCGCTTACAGGGCTGGCGGCGCTGTTTACGGGGCCGCAGCAGCGGACACAGCCAGCGCTGCTTATGGG GGCTGAGGCGACAGACGCAGCCGGCGCTGCTTTCGGGCCAGTGGCGCTGTTTATGGGGTCaaggcggcggcggctggcgcTGCTTACGGGGCCAGCG CGCGGCCGCCGGCCCCGAGCCGCTGGGGCCCGGGGCGGGTGGGGTTGCCCGGCCCGGGACGGTCGGGGGGCGGTCGGGGGCCGGGTCTGGCCCCGGGCCGAGCGCTGACGGCCGCGTGTCGCCCGCAGGGAAGGCGCAGGAGGCCTTGCAGGAACGGTACCGGCTGGGTTCGCTGCTGGGCAGCGGCGGTTCTGGAAGTGTCTTCTCGGGGACCCGGCTCGCGGACGGTGCCCCG GTGGCCATCAAATGCGTGCCGCGGGATCGCATCCATCGCTGGGGTGAGCTG CCCAATGGCACCCGTGCGCCCCTGGAGATCGTGCTGCTGGACAAGGTGTCCACTGGGTTCCGTGGAGTGATTCAGCTCCTGGAGTGGTTTGAGCTCCCCAGCTGCTTCTTGTTGGTGCTGGAGCGTCCGGAGCGATGTCAGGACCTCTTTGATTCCATCGTGGTTCGGG TCCTGCCGGAGGAGGAGGCACGGGGGCTGTTTCGCCAGGTGCTGGAGGCcgtgcagcactgcagcagctgcggggtcctgcacagggacaTCAAACCTGAGAACATCCTCATCGACCTGGACACTGGGCAGGTCAAACTGATTGACTTTGGCTGTGGCACCTTCCTCCAGGACACAGTCTACACCCAATTCGCAG GAGCCAGGTGCTGGCAAGGAGGCAGCAGATCACCCCTGTGCCACTGGTGCAgcccccctgtgcccagggatgctggg GCAGCTTTAGGACACGGAACATGGAGAACCCGGAGCCGACTCTCAGCTTTCTGGAGTCCGCCGTAA